A single uncultured Methanolobus sp. DNA region contains:
- a CDS encoding sensor histidine kinase, producing MLINIGTLRLPARLVLLLLVLSIFFVPLANCELNESHTYRIGVLSVYGEKETSIKRWAPTADYLSRSIPNASFEVVPYDYHSFVTAVNNGEVNFFYGNPLVYAEMERDLSASRIATFQRYWNNSSYLGMGGVIFTTVDRTDINSIDDLNDKTLMAVDENSLGGFLAPMGELHRNGLDYRKDLKELRFGGTHDAVVLSVLSGEADAGTVRTGTLERMQYEGKINISDIKVLGQKEYDDFPLLVSTELYPDWAFATVSSTPDDVSKEVCIALLRIPSNSTMAIALSSSGWLVPADYSPVDDLMRELRYGHYVDYGKVTLKEALLQHWYVLVFVLMFFIVMEIHSRMMAEKIKKEQLEESNKLKDLFTDIMRHDLLNPASVIRGFSDTLYTTEEDEERKEHLKFITDQTDHMITMIGSAAKLAKLESSEQMDFEPLDLGVVLWRIVDSFSPEFARNNITLEYHNGHEYPVKANYVIEDVFANLISNSLKYSPQGTTITVSVEDKDRFWKTMITDEGDGIPDDVKPFVFDRFRRADKKGIKGSGLGLAIVKRIVDIHKGSVGIEDNPAGKGSVFWVMLEKA from the coding sequence GTGCTTATCAATATTGGAACGTTGCGTTTACCTGCCAGATTAGTATTATTATTGCTAGTTCTGAGCATATTCTTTGTTCCCCTGGCAAATTGTGAGTTAAATGAGTCACATACCTACAGGATAGGTGTTCTTTCTGTTTATGGGGAAAAAGAGACTTCCATCAAAAGGTGGGCTCCTACTGCAGATTATCTTTCAAGATCCATTCCTAACGCCTCTTTTGAAGTTGTACCTTACGATTATCACAGTTTTGTAACTGCTGTAAATAACGGCGAAGTTAATTTTTTCTATGGTAACCCACTGGTCTACGCGGAAATGGAACGTGACCTGAGTGCCAGCAGGATAGCTACTTTCCAGCGCTACTGGAACAACAGTTCCTATTTAGGCATGGGTGGAGTGATATTTACAACAGTGGATCGCACGGATATTAATTCCATTGATGATCTTAATGACAAGACGCTCATGGCGGTCGATGAAAACTCTTTAGGTGGTTTTCTGGCTCCAATGGGTGAATTACATCGCAATGGTCTTGATTACAGAAAAGATCTGAAAGAACTCCGGTTCGGTGGCACTCATGATGCTGTTGTTCTTTCAGTTCTAAGCGGTGAAGCAGATGCCGGTACTGTAAGGACGGGTACGCTGGAAAGGATGCAGTATGAAGGTAAGATCAATATCAGCGACATAAAGGTGCTCGGTCAGAAGGAATATGATGATTTTCCTCTTCTGGTGAGCACTGAACTTTATCCTGACTGGGCTTTTGCAACAGTGAGTTCAACACCGGATGATGTATCCAAAGAGGTCTGTATCGCGCTGCTCAGAATTCCATCTAACAGCACAATGGCTATTGCTCTTAGTTCTTCCGGATGGCTGGTTCCGGCAGATTACAGTCCAGTGGATGATCTGATGAGGGAGCTAAGGTATGGGCATTATGTGGATTATGGAAAGGTCACCCTGAAAGAAGCTTTACTGCAGCATTGGTATGTGCTTGTATTTGTCCTGATGTTCTTTATTGTCATGGAAATACATTCCCGTATGATGGCTGAGAAAATAAAAAAGGAGCAGCTTGAGGAGTCTAATAAACTGAAGGATCTCTTCACCGATATTATGCGCCACGATCTGCTGAATCCTGCAAGTGTTATAAGGGGTTTCAGTGATACTCTTTACACAACAGAAGAGGATGAAGAGAGAAAGGAACATCTAAAATTCATCACTGATCAGACCGACCATATGATAACGATGATCGGCTCGGCTGCAAAACTTGCAAAGCTGGAATCATCTGAGCAGATGGATTTCGAACCTCTTGATCTGGGTGTTGTACTCTGGAGAATTGTTGACAGCTTTTCACCGGAGTTCGCAAGGAATAACATTACACTGGAGTATCATAATGGTCATGAATACCCGGTAAAAGCTAATTACGTCATAGAGGACGTGTTTGCAAACCTTATTTCCAATTCATTGAAATACAGTCCTCAGGGAACCACCATCACAGTTTCAGTTGAAGATAAGGACAGGTTCTGGAAAACAATGATCACTGATGAGGGAGATGGCATACCTGACGATGTAAAACCTTTTGTTTTTGACAGGTTCAGAAGAGCTGACAAAAAAGGCATCAAGGGAAGTGGCCTTGGTCTTGCCATCGTAAAAAGGATAGTCGATATTCACAAAGGCAGCGTGGGTATTGAGGATAATCCTGCCGGAAAAGGCTCTGTTTTCTGGGTCATGCTGGAAAAAGCATGA
- a CDS encoding glycerate kinase: protein MNEKMRNDAYSIMSEAIAAVDPKACIHRSVVKNGCELVISGRSYDLSRYENIYIIAFGKASISMTKAMEEILGDSLTSGIAVTKYGFGGPVSRVQVYEAGHPMPDDNSIIAGKKVHSFLETTGVNDLILFLISGGGSALLTYPRKGVTLTDVAKLTDSLIRAGATIDELNTVRKHLCSIKGGGLAKMAFPSESISLILSDVVGDPLDVIASGPTVPDTSSFGEFHEIIERYNIILSPAVAGLLEDGLEGVIEETPKSDASVFEKTSHHLVGNNSLALLEAEKKASELGYNSMVLTSSIVGEAKEVAKVFAAIAREERRRGTPLPLPACILSGGETTVTMKGKGLGGRCQEMALSFAIEVAELNDVLLLAAGTDGNDGTTDSAGAFADGETVQRGRNLQLDARMYLFNNNSHAFFKETGDLIKTGPTGTNVMDIYIILVDLF from the coding sequence ATGAACGAGAAAATGAGGAACGATGCATATTCCATTATGTCAGAGGCAATTGCAGCGGTTGATCCGAAAGCATGTATTCACAGGTCAGTAGTGAAAAATGGTTGTGAGCTTGTCATAAGCGGTCGTTCCTATGACCTTTCGCGTTATGAGAATATCTACATCATTGCTTTTGGAAAAGCATCCATTTCCATGACAAAGGCAATGGAAGAGATCCTGGGAGATTCTCTTACCAGTGGAATTGCAGTTACCAAATATGGATTTGGAGGGCCTGTGTCAAGGGTGCAGGTATATGAAGCAGGACACCCCATGCCGGATGACAACAGCATTATAGCCGGGAAAAAGGTTCATAGTTTCCTGGAGACCACAGGTGTAAATGACCTTATCCTTTTCCTGATATCCGGTGGCGGCTCTGCTTTGCTTACCTATCCACGCAAGGGTGTTACTTTAACTGATGTTGCAAAACTTACCGACAGTCTGATACGTGCCGGTGCGACTATTGATGAACTTAATACGGTAAGAAAACACCTGTGTTCGATCAAAGGCGGAGGCCTTGCGAAAATGGCTTTCCCGTCGGAATCTATCAGTCTGATCCTCTCTGATGTGGTTGGCGATCCACTGGATGTTATCGCTTCAGGTCCGACAGTTCCTGATACTTCTTCTTTCGGGGAGTTCCATGAGATCATCGAACGATATAATATTATCCTGTCCCCTGCGGTTGCCGGGTTACTGGAGGATGGCCTTGAGGGAGTTATAGAAGAAACTCCTAAATCCGATGCTTCCGTTTTTGAAAAGACCAGTCATCATCTTGTGGGGAACAATTCCCTTGCACTCTTGGAAGCTGAGAAAAAGGCTTCTGAATTGGGTTATAATTCTATGGTGCTTACATCATCCATTGTGGGTGAGGCTAAGGAGGTTGCCAAGGTCTTTGCAGCGATCGCCAGAGAAGAAAGACGCAGGGGAACACCGCTTCCATTACCGGCCTGCATACTTTCCGGCGGTGAAACCACAGTTACGATGAAGGGCAAAGGCTTAGGTGGCAGGTGCCAGGAAATGGCACTGTCTTTTGCGATCGAAGTTGCCGAGCTCAATGATGTTCTTTTACTTGCGGCAGGAACAGACGGTAACGATGGTACCACGGACAGTGCAGGTGCTTTTGCTGATGGTGAAACCGTACAGCGGGGAAGGAACCTGCAGCTTGATGCCAGGATGTATCTCTTCAACAATAATTCCCATGCTTTCTTTAAAGAAACAGGCGACCTGATAAAGACCGGCCCAACGGGAACAAATGTAATGGATATTTACATTATCCTTGTGGATCTGTTCTGA
- a CDS encoding 4Fe-4S dicluster domain-containing protein: protein MGKRLIVKIDEEKCTGCGKCVSPCAEGAIQIINGKAKVVAEELCDGMGFCIGVCPEGAITIEEREAIPFDLRKAESQPKTTDVSIKCFSCGCGEQGNYLMPVRHNMESLWVCTRCLPKLIHG from the coding sequence ATGGGAAAAAGACTGATAGTTAAGATCGATGAAGAAAAGTGTACCGGCTGTGGAAAATGTGTATCACCATGTGCCGAAGGCGCTATACAGATAATAAACGGCAAGGCAAAGGTCGTTGCCGAAGAGCTCTGCGATGGAATGGGATTCTGCATCGGAGTCTGTCCTGAAGGTGCCATCACCATTGAAGAGAGAGAAGCCATTCCTTTTGACCTGAGAAAAGCCGAATCACAACCAAAGACCACAGATGTCTCCATCAAGTGTTTCAGTTGCGGCTGCGGTGAACAGGGTAACTATCTGATGCCCGTCAGGCATAACATGGAAAGCCTCTGGGTCTGCACAAGATGCCTTCCAAAGCTTATCCATGGATGA
- a CDS encoding NAD(P)/FAD-dependent oxidoreductase, which translates to MAKDLLEKGAILQRDQETYAIAPHLPGGVVSAEQLRKIADVAEKYGAATLKVTSSQRVCIVGLKEDDIDGAWDDLGIKPGAAIGLCVRSIKICPGTTFCKRGQQDAVGLGLKLDAKYHGMELPCKFKMAVSGCANSCSEPAIKDIGIMGTPKGYTVMVGGNAALKPRLADVIADELSEEEVMALVDKIVTFTKAHGSKHRLGRVIDEIGLDKFKEEIGL; encoded by the coding sequence ATGGCAAAAGATCTACTTGAGAAAGGAGCAATCCTGCAGAGAGACCAGGAAACATACGCAATCGCACCACACCTGCCAGGTGGTGTAGTATCTGCAGAACAGCTTCGTAAAATTGCTGATGTAGCTGAAAAGTATGGAGCTGCAACACTTAAAGTAACATCATCCCAGAGAGTTTGTATTGTAGGACTCAAAGAAGATGACATCGATGGTGCATGGGATGACCTTGGAATTAAACCAGGAGCTGCCATTGGACTTTGTGTCAGAAGTATCAAGATCTGTCCAGGTACAACATTCTGTAAGCGCGGACAGCAGGACGCTGTCGGTCTTGGACTTAAGCTCGATGCAAAATACCACGGAATGGAACTTCCATGCAAATTCAAGATGGCTGTTTCCGGATGTGCAAACTCATGTTCAGAACCTGCTATCAAAGACATCGGTATCATGGGAACACCAAAGGGATACACTGTCATGGTAGGCGGTAACGCAGCACTCAAACCAAGGCTTGCAGACGTAATTGCAGATGAGCTCAGCGAAGAAGAAGTTATGGCTCTTGTTGACAAGATCGTAACATTCACAAAAGCACACGGTTCAAAGCACCGCCTCGGAAGAGTAATCGATGAGATCGGCCTTGACAAGTTCAAGGAAGAGATCGGTCTTTAA
- a CDS encoding formylmethanofuran dehydrogenase has translation MDETMVKELVLEGTADNICDYTFNFYWHNNSLNPDSLIPGQSGTTFTYRDIVNELKTGGDVRITGNAGKNFAYSLGADIKHLGGSGEIEKAGRIFVDGNVGPEAGMGMVAGTLYVKGDIEYPLGNIVELVSDVPEYRKFRSITDILCNGSDNDKLIDNEFNETEKTLILKDKVPRGTVAARCPCDAKVVIEGDAYNGTGLLARKATVVVNGNAGMNTGSHLDGGTVVVHGEVGEFAGAYMKDGKLIFQNAKGFIGAGMQGGSIFSKNKAKTSPPAARSRMKGDDSKLMREYMDAGRVESMLYNKYEPDKEKAKYVEVHMRDGSIVMRKIA, from the coding sequence ATGGATGAGACCATGGTAAAGGAACTTGTCCTTGAAGGAACTGCAGATAATATCTGCGACTACACTTTCAATTTTTACTGGCACAATAACAGCCTGAATCCTGACTCCCTTATTCCAGGGCAGAGTGGAACCACATTCACTTACAGGGATATTGTAAATGAACTTAAGACAGGCGGAGATGTGCGGATCACCGGAAATGCCGGGAAGAATTTCGCCTACAGCCTTGGGGCTGACATAAAGCACCTTGGCGGAAGCGGGGAAATCGAAAAAGCAGGCAGGATATTTGTTGATGGAAATGTAGGACCGGAAGCAGGAATGGGAATGGTTGCCGGGACACTGTATGTCAAAGGTGACATTGAATATCCGCTTGGAAATATTGTGGAACTTGTAAGCGACGTTCCTGAATATAGGAAATTCCGTTCAATTACAGATATTTTGTGTAACGGCAGCGACAATGATAAGCTCATTGATAATGAGTTCAACGAAACTGAAAAGACGTTGATCCTTAAAGATAAAGTTCCCAGAGGAACTGTGGCTGCAAGATGTCCCTGTGATGCAAAGGTCGTCATTGAAGGTGATGCTTACAACGGAACCGGGCTGCTTGCCAGAAAAGCTACGGTCGTTGTGAATGGAAATGCCGGAATGAATACTGGCTCCCACCTTGATGGCGGAACTGTTGTAGTACACGGCGAAGTTGGAGAGTTTGCCGGAGCATACATGAAAGATGGAAAGCTGATATTCCAGAACGCTAAAGGTTTCATCGGAGCCGGAATGCAGGGCGGTTCAATATTCAGTAAGAACAAGGCGAAGACCAGTCCGCCTGCTGCAAGATCCAGGATGAAAGGAGATGACAGCAAGCTCATGAGAGAATACATGGATGCCGGAAGGGTTGAATCTATGCTCTACAACAAGTATGAGCCGGACAAAGAAAAAGCAAAGTATGTTGAAGTTCACATGCGCGACGGTTCAATTGTTATGCGCAAAATAGCTTGA
- a CDS encoding YbhB/YbcL family Raf kinase inhibitor-like protein, with amino-acid sequence MYTQRTIRLTVVILVMFSLALSGCVGSDDVKEETTDVPGGKAEDIPDDMVASSDDDTMSSQTLTITSSAFGNTEAIPIKYTCGGEDINPDLEISGVPSEAVSLLLIMDDPDAPMGTFTHWVVWNIPVDSRISENSVPGVEGKNSAGQVSYIGPCPPPSGTHRYFFKLYALDTEIYLESGSDRSLVENAMNGHVLAYGELMGTYSRS; translated from the coding sequence ATGTACACTCAGCGTACTATCAGGCTCACAGTAGTGATCTTAGTGATGTTTTCCCTTGCATTATCAGGTTGTGTTGGATCAGATGATGTGAAGGAAGAAACCACAGATGTTCCAGGTGGCAAAGCTGAAGACATTCCAGATGACATGGTTGCCAGTTCGGATGATGATACTATGAGTTCTCAAACACTAACAATTACAAGTTCAGCCTTTGGAAATACTGAAGCTATACCGATAAAATACACCTGTGGCGGCGAGGACATAAATCCGGATCTGGAAATATCCGGTGTTCCGTCAGAAGCCGTATCTCTTTTACTTATCATGGATGATCCTGATGCACCGATGGGTACTTTCACACACTGGGTGGTCTGGAACATTCCGGTTGACTCCCGGATAAGCGAGAACAGTGTTCCGGGTGTTGAAGGTAAGAACAGTGCAGGTCAGGTATCATATATCGGTCCGTGCCCCCCGCCTTCCGGAACCCATAGATATTTCTTCAAGTTATATGCACTTGATACAGAGATCTATCTGGAAAGTGGTTCTGACAGGTCTCTTGTGGAAAATGCTATGAATGGACATGTACTGGCATATGGCGAACTTATGGGTACGTATAGCCGATCATAA
- a CDS encoding winged helix-turn-helix domain-containing protein, whose product MRSSLIDTLFLSEKRKDLLLFLKDGTKSSEDIKEAFDFPWKSMIPQIRKLAEWELINYDKGTCSLTSMGAIIAHNMESLLMTLNVHEKYRDYWLKHDLSPIPQELLYRIGELGECEILEPDIPDIFEQQKEILVKITGSERIMAFVSVHHPTQLIIYSELMEKGTELYLIMTEEVYRTVRKEIQSETGALQIENPMFMSLKKEYDKEIENLFTDSRSNIFVHRGNSRPLNLIVTDSFFSLALLDNAGKYNNSMITSSEMSAVAWGKKLFEHYVKRSEKLTEHEFIKTL is encoded by the coding sequence ATGCGATCATCCCTGATCGATACACTGTTCCTTTCCGAGAAAAGAAAGGACTTGCTGCTGTTCCTGAAAGACGGAACGAAAAGCTCGGAGGATATTAAGGAAGCTTTTGATTTCCCATGGAAGTCCATGATACCTCAGATAAGAAAACTTGCCGAGTGGGAACTGATAAACTACGATAAAGGCACCTGCAGCCTTACATCCATGGGTGCGATCATAGCCCACAATATGGAAAGTCTTCTGATGACATTAAACGTCCATGAGAAATACAGAGACTACTGGCTGAAGCATGACCTGAGTCCCATACCACAGGAGCTTCTTTACAGAATTGGCGAGCTTGGGGAATGTGAGATCCTTGAACCGGATATTCCGGACATATTCGAGCAGCAGAAAGAGATACTCGTAAAAATTACCGGCTCTGAAAGAATAATGGCCTTTGTATCAGTGCACCACCCGACACAACTGATAATCTACTCTGAGCTAATGGAAAAGGGAACTGAACTTTACCTGATAATGACAGAAGAGGTTTACAGGACAGTCAGGAAAGAAATACAGTCTGAAACAGGTGCATTGCAGATCGAAAATCCGATGTTCATGTCCCTGAAAAAAGAATATGACAAAGAAATAGAGAATCTTTTCACCGACTCACGTTCAAACATCTTCGTTCACAGGGGAAACTCCAGACCACTTAACCTGATTGTAACTGACAGCTTTTTCTCACTGGCGCTTCTTGATAATGCGGGTAAATACAATAATTCCATGATCACAAGCTCTGAAATGTCCGCTGTTGCGTGGGGAAAAAAGTTGTTTGAACATTACGTTAAAAGATCTGAAAAACTGACTGAACACGAATTCATAAAAACCTTATGA
- a CDS encoding acetylxylan esterase, producing MSQKHSTKGKRKTETEQQKMNVRLLPLALGILLMAAGAIGIMYNSDDSDQWSVSDDGILSYSEIKDVDYSSQDISETNATDIVREVSFKSRDSDIAGLIRIPESGTDVPGVVVLPGAGVSKEQQTAVPQLLSSLGYASITIDQRNLGGIDPQGDLALYMNGTEPVEYMMVHDALAAANVLGGQPEVDENNIAMLGLSNGGRFAIIATALDPQIKGVIGISTSGYDTDSIVVDENVDMEAYRFYRSIDPDNYLEMISPRRFVMLHSVNDSIVPYELALRTFDRAEEPKALYPINGSTHGYSLLMAEDIENELDIMFG from the coding sequence ATGAGTCAGAAACACAGCACAAAAGGAAAAAGAAAGACAGAAACCGAACAGCAGAAGATGAATGTCAGACTTCTCCCGCTTGCACTTGGAATATTGCTCATGGCAGCCGGTGCGATAGGGATAATGTATAATTCGGATGATAGTGATCAATGGTCAGTTTCAGATGACGGGATTCTCTCCTACTCTGAAATCAAAGACGTTGATTACAGTTCACAGGACATTTCAGAAACCAATGCCACTGATATTGTAAGAGAAGTCAGTTTTAAAAGCCGTGACTCTGATATTGCGGGACTCATCCGTATCCCTGAATCCGGCACGGATGTACCCGGTGTTGTTGTCCTTCCCGGAGCAGGCGTATCAAAAGAACAGCAGACAGCAGTTCCTCAATTGCTTTCATCCCTTGGGTACGCATCCATAACTATTGACCAGAGAAATCTCGGAGGAATTGACCCGCAGGGTGACCTGGCACTTTATATGAACGGGACAGAGCCGGTAGAATACATGATGGTGCATGACGCACTTGCCGCTGCAAATGTGCTCGGCGGGCAGCCGGAGGTCGATGAGAACAACATTGCAATGCTTGGGCTTAGTAACGGCGGAAGGTTTGCAATTATTGCAACTGCCCTCGATCCGCAAATAAAAGGAGTTATCGGCATAAGCACAAGTGGGTACGATACTGATTCCATAGTAGTCGATGAAAACGTTGACATGGAAGCATACCGGTTTTACAGGTCAATAGACCCTGACAACTATCTGGAAATGATAAGCCCACGCAGATTTGTGATGCTGCATTCTGTTAACGACAGTATTGTCCCTTATGAACTTGCACTTCGAACTTTTGACAGGGCTGAAGAACCGAAGGCACTTTACCCTATCAACGGAAGTACACATGGTTATTCTCTGCTTATGGCAGAAGATATTGAGAATGAACTTGACATCATGTTCGGATGA
- a CDS encoding CGGC domain-containing protein: MAFNKKSMHFQQYDENAEMVAFFTCGGCSGRRIYRLLKSLKKRGVDVIHLSSCMQMENYPKCPHIDEIKKTVQDAGIKLVEGTHH, encoded by the coding sequence ATGGCATTCAATAAAAAGAGCATGCACTTTCAGCAGTACGATGAGAACGCAGAGATGGTTGCATTCTTCACCTGCGGCGGATGTTCCGGCAGAAGAATTTACCGCCTGCTCAAATCATTAAAGAAACGGGGTGTTGACGTGATACACCTGAGTTCATGTATGCAGATGGAAAATTATCCTAAATGCCCGCACATCGACGAGATCAAAAAGACAGTGCAGGATGCAGGAATCAAGCTTGTTGAAGGAACACATCATTAG
- a CDS encoding sensor histidine kinase produces the protein MKKLSMFLGLTLILLICSVLFIPPASCGSNQSDIYRIGVLSIFGDKDDLKATWIPVVDYLEDSIPGSSFEIVPLEYDEFSQLLESKHIDFFYCNPTLYVEMARIYGAGRIATIQPVWNNSSYAGMGGVIFTRADRDDINSLKDLKGRSFVAVSDKSLGGYLAASGEFDHVDINGDDFSEITFANSQKDVVLSVIDGYIDAGTVRTGVLESMIAEGVIDKGDVKVLNRKEYDDYPFMSSTELYPEWVFARTASTPDEISKLITIALMSMPADSEAAISIGASGWTVPADYSPVDRLMRDLGYGMYADYGKITLKEAVLQHWYFLGFIIMLCVLFLVHSHWMNDRKEKSQLEASNRLKDLFTDIMRHDLMNPVNVISGFSDVLYAEETDLEKKESLKLICGQTKHLTAMINSAAKLAKLESPEDMEFKVQDIGLNLHAVVDSFSPEFSKKGINLIYENGTEYYSRVNNVIEDVFSNLISNSLKYSPDGSTITISVQDKDKFWKIMVADEGDGIPDALKPLIFDRFQRADKKGVKGTGLGLAIVKRIVDIHKGTVGVEDNPKGKGSVFWVMLEKA, from the coding sequence ATGAAAAAACTCTCTATGTTCCTCGGATTGACTTTGATCTTACTCATATGTAGCGTGCTCTTTATTCCTCCGGCAAGCTGTGGGTCAAATCAATCTGATATCTACAGGATCGGCGTTCTTTCGATCTTTGGAGACAAAGATGATCTAAAAGCAACGTGGATCCCCGTGGTGGATTATCTGGAAGACTCCATTCCAGGTTCCAGTTTTGAAATAGTTCCTCTTGAATACGATGAATTCTCACAATTACTAGAGTCCAAACATATTGATTTCTTTTATTGCAATCCGACACTCTATGTGGAAATGGCACGTATCTATGGAGCCGGCAGGATAGCAACTATACAGCCGGTCTGGAACAACTCATCATATGCCGGTATGGGCGGTGTTATTTTCACAAGGGCTGACCGGGATGATATCAATTCCTTAAAGGACCTGAAAGGCCGCTCTTTTGTGGCTGTCAGCGATAAGTCACTGGGCGGATATCTGGCAGCAAGCGGAGAATTTGATCATGTGGATATCAATGGTGATGATTTCAGCGAAATAACATTTGCTAATTCCCAGAAGGATGTTGTCCTTTCTGTTATCGATGGATATATCGATGCCGGGACGGTCAGGACAGGTGTTCTGGAATCGATGATCGCAGAAGGTGTCATTGATAAAGGTGATGTTAAGGTTCTGAACAGGAAAGAGTATGATGATTATCCTTTCATGTCCAGCACCGAACTTTATCCTGAATGGGTTTTCGCAAGGACTGCATCAACGCCCGATGAAATATCAAAACTTATCACCATTGCTCTTATGAGTATGCCTGCAGACAGTGAAGCTGCAATTTCCATTGGTGCAAGCGGCTGGACAGTTCCGGCGGATTACAGTCCGGTGGACAGGCTGATGCGTGACCTGGGATATGGGATGTATGCTGATTACGGAAAAATAACCCTGAAAGAAGCTGTTCTACAACACTGGTACTTTTTAGGATTCATAATTATGCTTTGTGTTCTGTTTTTAGTTCACTCACACTGGATGAATGACCGGAAAGAAAAATCACAGCTAGAAGCCTCAAACAGACTCAAAGACCTGTTCACTGATATTATGAGGCATGACCTGATGAACCCTGTAAATGTGATAAGTGGTTTCAGTGATGTGCTTTATGCAGAAGAGACAGACCTTGAAAAAAAGGAATCCTTAAAATTGATATGTGGTCAGACAAAGCATCTGACCGCAATGATAAATTCCGCTGCAAAACTTGCAAAACTTGAATCTCCTGAGGATATGGAATTTAAAGTGCAGGATATTGGTTTAAATCTTCACGCGGTTGTTGATAGTTTTTCCCCGGAATTCTCAAAGAAAGGGATCAATCTCATCTATGAAAATGGAACTGAGTACTATTCCAGGGTCAATAATGTGATCGAAGATGTTTTTTCCAATCTCATCTCAAATTCTCTGAAGTATAGTCCCGATGGTAGTACTATTACTATTTCTGTTCAGGACAAAGACAAATTCTGGAAAATAATGGTCGCTGATGAGGGAGATGGCATACCTGATGCATTAAAACCATTAATTTTTGACCGGTTCCAGCGTGCTGACAAGAAGGGTGTAAAAGGAACCGGTCTTGGACTTGCTATTGTAAAAAGAATAGTGGACATTCACAAAGGTACGGTAGGTGTAGAGGACAATCCGAAAGGAAAAGGTTCTGTTTTCTGGGTCATGCTGGAAAAAGCATGA
- a CDS encoding helix-turn-helix domain-containing protein gives MKDCTIYKTVDIVGKKWSLCILHELYKGEDKCKRFNELKSKLQDVTPKTLSTRLKELEEHGLVDKIVDDTVFPIKSEYSLTESGEEFLHVLQNIKQWGLKWQFENPDCGGTNCKTCDL, from the coding sequence ATGAAAGATTGCACAATCTACAAAACGGTCGATATAGTCGGCAAAAAATGGTCGTTATGCATCTTGCATGAGCTTTACAAAGGCGAAGATAAGTGTAAAAGGTTCAACGAGCTTAAAAGTAAGTTACAGGATGTGACTCCAAAGACCCTTTCCACAAGGCTGAAAGAACTGGAAGAGCATGGCCTTGTTGATAAGATAGTTGATGATACAGTGTTCCCGATCAAATCGGAATACAGTCTTACTGAAAGCGGTGAGGAGTTCCTGCATGTGTTGCAGAACATAAAGCAGTGGGGCCTTAAATGGCAATTCGAGAACCCTGATTGTGGCGGCACCAACTGTAAGACTTGTGACCTTTGA
- a CDS encoding PspC domain-containing protein: MYKELRRSREDRMLAGVCSGIGLYTGVDPVLVRLIWAVGTFFSLGTGLLIYLIAWIIIPEE; this comes from the coding sequence ATGTATAAAGAATTAAGACGCTCCAGAGAAGACAGGATGCTTGCAGGCGTATGTAGCGGTATTGGTCTTTACACAGGAGTTGACCCGGTGCTTGTCAGGCTCATCTGGGCCGTAGGTACTTTTTTCAGCCTTGGCACTGGACTTCTTATATATCTCATTGCCTGGATAATCATTCCAGAGGAATAA